One Phalacrocorax carbo chromosome 12, bPhaCar2.1, whole genome shotgun sequence genomic window carries:
- the OAT gene encoding ornithine aminotransferase, mitochondrial has protein sequence MFSKLTRSQSIAVLCRGVHTSLSSATSVATKKTVQGPPSSDFIFEREAKYGAHNYHPLPVALEKGKGVYVWDVEGRKYFDFLSAYSAVNQGHCHPKIVNALKAQSEKLTLTSRAFYNDVLGEYEEFVTKMFNYNKVLPMNTGVEAGETACKLARKWAYTVKGIPKYKAKIIFAAGNFWGRTMAAISSSTDPSSYDGFGPFMPGFEVIPYNDLPALERALQDPSVAAFMVEPIQGEAGVVVPDKGYLTGVRDLCTKHNVLFIADEVQTGLARTGKMLAVDHENVRPDLILLGKALSGGLYPVSAVLCDDEVMLTIKPGEHGSTYGGNPLACRVAMAALEVIEEENLAKNAEIMGNILRNELMKTPSDIVTSVRGKGLLNAIVIRETKDYDAWKVCLRLRDNGLLAKPTHGDIIRLAPPLVIKEDEIRECIEIIHKTILSF, from the exons ATGTTTTCCAAACTAACCCGCTCTCAGAGCATTGCCGTTCTCTGTCGAGGTGTTCATACTTCACTGAGTTCTGCTACCTCAGTTGCTACCAAAAAAACCGTTCAAGGACCTCCATCCTCTGATTTCATATTTGAACGTGAGGCTAAATATGGTGCCCACAATTATCACCCACTACCCGTTgctctggaaaaaggaaaag GTGTTTATGTGTGGGATGTTGAAGGTAGAAAGTATTTTGACTTTCTGAGTGCTTACAGTGCTGTTAATCAAGGCCACTGTCACCCAAAGATCGTGAATGCTCTGAAAGCTCAGTCTGAAAAACTGACCCTTACATCCAGAGCATTCTACAACGATGTACTTGGTGAATATGAGGAGTTTGTCACCAAAATGTTCAATTATAACAAAGTTCTTCCAATGAACACAG GAGTGGAAGCTGGAGAAACTGCCTGTAAACTGGCTCGGAAGTGGGCATACACTGTAAAAGGAATtccaaaatacaaagcaaaaataatatttgcag ctgGCAATTTCTGGGGCAGAACCATGGCTGCTATCTCTAGTTCTACCGACCCATCCAGCTATGATGGATTTGGACCCTTTATGCCAGGTTTTGAAGTGATCCCATACAATGACCTACCAGCTCTTGAG CGGGCCCTTCAGGATCCCAGCGTAGCAGCTTTCATGGTTGAACCAATTCAAGGTGAAGCAGGTGTGGTTGTTCCTGACAAAGGTTATCTCACAGGAGTGCGGGACCTCTGCACAAAACACAAT GTTCTATTTATTGCTGATGAAGTACAGACTGGTTTAGCCAGAACAGGGAAAATGCTAGCTGTTGACCATGAAAATGTGAGACCTGATCTAATTCTTCTTGGAAAGGCCCTTTCTGGTGGCTTATATCCT GTCTCGGCAGTACTATGTGATGATGAAGTTATGCTGACCATTAAGCCTGGTGAACATGGATCTACGTATGGAGGAAATCCATTAGCTTGCCGTGTTGCGATGGCAGCACTGGAG GTAATTGAAGAGGAAAACTTGgctaaaaatgcagaaataatggGTAACATACTAAGAAATGAGCTCATGAAGACACCATCTGATATTGTAACTTCTGTAAGAGGAAAAGGACTATTAAATGCGATTGTAATTCGGGAAACCAAAG ACTATGATGCCTGGAAGGTGTGTTTGCGGCTTCGTGATAACGGACTTCTTGCCAAACCTACGCACGGTGATATCATTCGGCTGGCACCTCCGCTTGTGATTAAGGAGGATGAAATCAGAGAGTGCATCGAAATAATTCATAAGACCATTCTGTCTTTCTGA
- the NKX1-2 gene encoding NK1 transcription factor-related protein 2 translates to MPECPDRGAKAAPIHHKISFSILDILDPQKFSRRREAAAGSWGSAPRSGEREKSLGRVEVGKDAAAPGSGRNKLEAHDARSPAESGAEAAGQERGEEEDGTGAGSHPAARPPGAEEPGSPRGARRRRAEAGCGKPRRARTAFTYEQLVALENKFRATRYLSVCERLSLALSLSLTETQVKIWFQNRRTKWKKQHPGADGAAPAASPAAAGGSPSPPGPGALPFQTFPSYAAANVLVPPAAAFPLGGGPFAPFLGPAYLGPFYAPHL, encoded by the exons ATGCCGGAATGCCCGGACCGCGGGGCCAAGGCGGCCCCCATCCATCATAAAATCTCCTTCTCCATCTTAGACATCCTGGATCCCCAGAAATTCAGCAGGAGACGCGAAGCGGCCgcggggagctggggcagcgcCCCCCGCTCGGGAGAGCGGGAGAAAAGTTTGGGAAGAGTTGAAGTAGGAAAGGACGCTGCAGCTCCCGGCAGCGGGAGGAATAAACTAGAGGCACATG ATGCGCGCTCCCCGGCGGAGAGCGGCGCCGAGGCAGCGGGGCAGGAGCGCGGCGAGGAGGAGGACGGCACCGGGGCCGGCAGCCatcccgccgcccgcccgcccggtgCGGAGGAGCCGGGCTCGCCGCGgggcgcccggcggcggcgggccgaGGCGGGGTGCGGCAAGCCGCGGCGGGCGCGGACGGCCTTCACCTACGAGCAGCTGGTGGCCCTGGAGAACAAGTTCCGGGCCACGCGGTACCTGTCGGTGTGCGAGCGCCTCAGCCTGGCGCTCTCCCTCAGCCTCACCGAGACCCAGGTGAAGATCTGGTTCCAGAACCGACGCACCAAGTGGAAGAAGCAGCACCCGGGCGCCGACGGCGCGGCCCCCGCCGCttcccccgccgcggcgggcggcagccccagcccgccgggccccggcgCGCTGCCCTTCCAGACTTTCCCTTCCTACGCCGCCGCCAACGTCCTGgtcccgccggccgccgcctTCCCGCTGGGCGGCGGCCCCTTCGCGCCCTTCCTCGGCCCCGCGTACCTCGGGCCCTTCTACGCCCCGCACCTCTGA